In the Chryseobacterium sp. MYb264 genome, one interval contains:
- a CDS encoding S1/P1 nuclease, producing MKSIYSKILVLAFMASSLYSYAWGLTGHRVIAEIAENHLSGKARREIKKIMGKERLAYWANWPDFIKSDTTGVWKQASAWHYVNIDPQTDFKAFEKNLEAQAGPSLYTQVKTLSSQIKDPKTSEKDRKIALIFLIHIMGDLSQPLHVGRSEDLGGNKINVTYFGDKTNLHSVWDGKLVDSQKYSYTEYAKLLDIKSDHEVKQIQTGTVEDWLYDSHKIANKIYAQTPDGSKLSYDYQYKFNDTVERQLLYGGLRLAKLLNDLF from the coding sequence ATGAAAAGTATTTATTCTAAAATTCTGGTTTTAGCATTTATGGCATCTTCGCTTTATTCTTATGCGTGGGGATTAACGGGGCACAGAGTTATTGCAGAAATTGCAGAAAATCATCTTTCCGGAAAGGCAAGAAGAGAGATCAAGAAAATTATGGGGAAAGAGCGTCTTGCTTATTGGGCAAACTGGCCAGATTTCATTAAGTCTGATACCACGGGCGTTTGGAAGCAGGCTTCCGCCTGGCATTATGTAAATATTGATCCTCAGACAGATTTCAAAGCTTTTGAGAAAAATTTGGAAGCTCAGGCTGGTCCGAGTTTGTATACCCAGGTTAAGACTTTGTCTAGCCAGATTAAAGATCCTAAGACGTCTGAAAAGGACAGAAAAATCGCGTTGATTTTCCTTATTCACATTATGGGAGATTTGTCTCAGCCTTTACATGTTGGAAGATCTGAAGATTTAGGCGGAAACAAAATCAATGTTACTTATTTTGGAGATAAGACCAATTTACACTCAGTTTGGGATGGGAAATTGGTAGATTCTCAAAAATACAGCTATACAGAATATGCTAAATTACTGGATATTAAATCTGATCATGAAGTAAAACAGATTCAGACAGGAACTGTTGAGGATTGGTTATATGATTCTCATAAAATCGCCAATAAAATCTATGCACAGACTCCTGACGGATCTAAATTATCTTATGATTATCAATACAAATTCAATGATACCGTTGAAAGACAGCTTCTTTACGGAGGTTTGAGACTGGCGAAATTATTGAATGATTTGTTTTAG
- a CDS encoding sigma-70 family RNA polymerase sigma factor, with product MRQLKITKQVTNRETASLDKYLQEIGKVELITADEEVDLAQRIRAGDRAALEKLIKANLRFVVSVSKQYQNQGLSLPDLINEGNLGLMKAAKRYDETRGFKFISYAVWWIRQSILQALAEQSRIVRLPLNKIGSINKINKAYAHLEQENERPPSPEELAEVLDMSEEDIKESMKNSGRHLSMDAPLVEGEDSNLYDVLRSGESPSPDKDLMLESLQIEIERALNTLTPREADLVRLYFGLNGKHPMTLEEIGETFDLTRERVRQIKEKAIKRLKHNTRSKILKSYLGK from the coding sequence ATGAGACAATTAAAAATCACTAAGCAGGTAACCAACAGGGAAACTGCATCATTAGACAAGTATTTGCAGGAAATTGGTAAAGTTGAACTAATTACGGCAGACGAAGAAGTAGATTTGGCACAGAGAATACGTGCGGGCGACAGAGCAGCACTGGAGAAATTAATAAAAGCCAACCTTCGTTTCGTAGTTTCAGTATCTAAACAATACCAAAATCAGGGTCTTTCTTTACCGGATTTAATTAATGAAGGGAATTTAGGACTGATGAAAGCGGCAAAAAGGTATGATGAAACAAGAGGTTTCAAATTTATCTCTTACGCGGTATGGTGGATTCGTCAATCAATTTTACAGGCTTTGGCAGAACAGTCAAGAATTGTAAGATTACCATTGAACAAAATTGGTTCCATCAACAAAATCAACAAAGCTTATGCTCACCTTGAGCAGGAAAATGAAAGACCACCTTCTCCTGAAGAATTGGCTGAAGTTCTTGACATGAGCGAGGAAGATATTAAGGAATCAATGAAAAACTCCGGTAGACACCTGTCTATGGATGCACCTTTGGTAGAAGGTGAAGATTCTAATCTTTATGACGTATTGCGTTCCGGAGAATCTCCAAGCCCGGATAAAGATTTGATGCTTGAATCTCTTCAGATTGAGATTGAAAGAGCATTGAATACTTTAACTCCAAGAGAGGCGGATTTGGTAAGATTATACTTCGGGTTAAACGGAAAACATCCGATGACTTTGGAAGAAATCGGTGAAACTTTTGATCTTACAAGAGAAAGAGTTCGTCAGATCAAAGAAAAAGCGATCAAGAGATTGAAGCACAATACCAGAAGTAAGATTTTGAAATCGTATTTGGGTAAATAA
- a CDS encoding TssN family type VI secretion system protein — translation MEISSVKGIFFRYILMPLFAVIMMVILGVIRRNKPAIKIKTIIIYFLLCSLCLAIPGIFGFAGNLFNPYWYLISQIIYLILGIIHVNLLHRFFRKHIDSQAMSILFESILSITCIAFGGYLFYLIFEWMSRGMGNPLMAATSLIIFLVPMFFYYCYIQFISIPFDIYKTWRYSPDQKLPDFEGADFDRLMVLNVELSKNLEDSNRFRIKAKTLPTGITFGDWFYRVVDDYNHKNPNSVIHLSDQEKEPYYWIFYTKKSFFSFRKYIDFDQDISTNSISENEVVICKRVIRHEEEGLRKP, via the coding sequence ATGGAAATTTCTTCAGTAAAAGGAATCTTTTTTAGGTATATTTTAATGCCTTTATTTGCAGTGATCATGATGGTTATCTTAGGAGTCATCAGACGGAATAAACCTGCCATTAAGATCAAGACCATTATTATATATTTTCTGCTTTGCAGCTTGTGTTTGGCCATTCCGGGAATCTTTGGGTTTGCCGGTAACCTTTTCAATCCTTACTGGTATCTGATTTCGCAGATTATTTATCTTATTTTGGGAATTATTCATGTAAATTTATTACATCGGTTTTTCAGAAAACATATCGATTCCCAGGCAATGAGTATCTTGTTCGAATCTATCCTTTCCATTACCTGTATTGCTTTCGGAGGCTATCTTTTTTATCTTATTTTTGAATGGATGAGCAGAGGAATGGGCAATCCGCTGATGGCTGCAACAAGTTTGATTATTTTCCTTGTTCCCATGTTTTTTTATTATTGCTATATCCAGTTTATCAGTATCCCTTTTGATATTTATAAAACATGGAGATATTCTCCGGATCAGAAATTACCTGATTTTGAAGGCGCGGATTTCGACCGTTTAATGGTTTTAAATGTTGAATTGAGCAAAAACCTTGAAGATTCCAACCGATTCAGAATTAAAGCCAAAACATTACCCACAGGAATTACGTTTGGAGATTGGTTCTACAGGGTAGTAGACGATTATAATCATAAAAATCCTAATTCTGTAATTCATTTGTCAGATCAGGAAAAAGAACCTTATTACTGGATTTTTTATACTAAAAAATCATTTTTCAGCTTCAGAAAATATATAGATTTTGACCAGGACATTTCAACAAACAGCATTTCGGAAAATGAAGTGGTAATTTGTAAAAGAGTGATCCGTCACGAAGAAGAAGGACTCAGAAAACCCTAA
- a CDS encoding type VI secretion system baseplate subunit TssG — translation MYENNIVDMHYNKLQTDFKAESVAVNLLKYHRAVSNIFIERIGINDRAYLKDIKSISSNYLGFEEEVFIIETYREGIYDYLPEGLFHPPSLGTSRKNVETVVREIRKQKRVEEDARKFFKPFELEVFFTEISALLKEFDFDVSSDTDALLDTVSELWPLVDMLDKQNAYIFIHILPFFHQIRGDKKWFERCMTAFLQVPVEITFAPNVIDNMEEEDDSMLLGNSRLGVTYIPSGRHMDGQRNWVVNIGPIPYQEMKKYIHGNPFRKVLQTLYDYFLPVNIDIKENFITEKQEYSFALQDDDRNANRLGYSTFL, via the coding sequence ATGTATGAGAATAATATTGTAGACATGCATTACAATAAGCTGCAGACCGACTTCAAAGCGGAATCTGTAGCCGTAAACCTTTTAAAGTACCATCGCGCAGTAAGCAATATATTCATTGAAAGAATCGGTATTAATGACCGTGCTTATTTAAAAGATATAAAAAGTATTTCCAGTAATTATCTGGGGTTTGAAGAAGAGGTCTTTATCATAGAAACCTATAGGGAGGGGATTTATGATTATCTCCCGGAAGGTCTTTTTCATCCGCCTTCTTTAGGAACGTCCAGAAAAAATGTGGAAACCGTTGTCCGCGAAATCCGTAAGCAAAAAAGAGTAGAAGAAGACGCAAGAAAATTTTTCAAACCTTTTGAACTTGAGGTATTTTTTACCGAGATCAGTGCGTTACTCAAAGAATTTGATTTTGATGTATCAAGCGATACCGACGCTTTATTAGATACCGTTAGCGAACTTTGGCCTCTGGTTGATATGCTGGATAAACAGAATGCGTATATTTTTATTCATATCTTACCCTTCTTTCATCAGATAAGAGGGGATAAAAAATGGTTTGAAAGATGTATGACCGCTTTTTTGCAGGTTCCCGTAGAAATTACTTTTGCACCGAACGTGATTGATAATATGGAAGAGGAAGATGACTCCATGCTACTGGGGAATTCAAGATTGGGAGTAACGTATATTCCAAGCGGAAGACATATGGACGGACAGAGAAACTGGGTGGTAAATATCGGTCCTATTCCATATCAGGAAATGAAAAAATACATTCACGGAAATCCCTTTAGAAAGGTTTTGCAAACATTGTATGATTATTTTTTGCCGGTTAATATTGATATTAAAGAGAATTTTATCACCGAAAAACAAGAATATTCATTCGCCTTACAAGATGACGATAGAAATGCAAACCGCCTTGGATACTCTACATTTCTGTAA